The following proteins are co-located in the Rhodococcus opacus B4 genome:
- a CDS encoding shikimate dehydrogenase encodes MDDELVTARRAAVLGSPIAHSRSPQLHLAAYRALGLTGWTYDRIECDGERLPGLVSGLGPEWVGLSVTMPGKIAALEFASERTDRAVAIGSANTLVRIEGGWRADCTDVDGVSGALTAGGVGAIAGAEAVVVGAGGTARPALVALADLGVKSVTVVARDAGRAAGALGCAESVGLEVRLLGFDSPELGARCAAAAALVSTVPCAAIADCADVLGRAPFVLDAIYDPWPTPLAAAVEAAGGTVVGGLSMLLHQAFGQVEQFTGRPAPREAMAAALG; translated from the coding sequence GTGGACGATGAGTTGGTGACCGCACGCAGAGCTGCGGTGCTGGGTAGCCCGATCGCGCATTCGCGATCACCGCAACTGCATCTCGCGGCGTACCGGGCGCTCGGTCTCACCGGGTGGACGTACGACCGCATCGAGTGCGACGGAGAACGACTCCCCGGACTCGTGTCCGGGCTCGGCCCGGAATGGGTCGGCCTGTCCGTCACGATGCCGGGCAAGATCGCGGCACTCGAATTCGCATCCGAGCGCACCGACCGGGCCGTGGCGATCGGCTCTGCGAACACACTCGTCCGCATCGAGGGCGGCTGGCGCGCCGACTGCACCGACGTGGACGGGGTCAGCGGCGCGCTCACCGCGGGTGGCGTCGGCGCCATCGCGGGCGCCGAGGCGGTCGTCGTCGGCGCCGGCGGGACGGCCAGGCCCGCGCTCGTCGCGCTCGCCGACCTGGGCGTGAAATCGGTGACCGTGGTGGCACGCGACGCGGGTCGGGCGGCGGGTGCGCTGGGGTGCGCGGAATCGGTAGGGCTCGAGGTGCGGTTGCTGGGCTTCGACAGCCCCGAACTCGGTGCCCGGTGCGCCGCCGCAGCCGCACTCGTCAGCACCGTTCCGTGCGCCGCAATCGCCGACTGTGCGGACGTTCTCGGCCGGGCACCGTTCGTGCTCGACGCGATCTACGACCCGTGGCCGACCCCACTGGCGGCCGCGGTCGAGGCGGCCGGGGGAACGGTCGTCGGCGGTCTGTCGATGCTCCTGCACCAGGCGTTCGGGCAAGTCGAGCAGTTTACCGGCCGCCCCGCGCCGCGCGAGGCGATGGCGGCGGCTCTGGGCTAG
- a CDS encoding prepilin peptidase — translation MWWLIVTSVVAGAGAGRCARLTAGRFVGPVRPGWCEAVCAVGVAAAVWADAGRNPVWMLPGALAFWWWCVSLATADLCARRLPNLLTLPGFLVIVGIGVATGSASAAVIGGLLLAAAYLALYLGAPGAVGAGDVKLALGVGAAAGLAGGEAWVFAAALAPALTAVAGCVVLAVRRSPPPLPHGPAMCAATLVALFAGLLT, via the coding sequence ATGTGGTGGCTGATCGTGACGAGTGTGGTGGCCGGTGCGGGTGCGGGACGGTGTGCGCGCCTCACCGCAGGCCGGTTCGTGGGCCCGGTGCGGCCGGGCTGGTGCGAGGCGGTGTGCGCTGTCGGCGTGGCCGCCGCGGTCTGGGCCGACGCCGGCCGCAACCCGGTGTGGATGCTGCCGGGGGCGCTCGCGTTCTGGTGGTGGTGTGTGAGTCTCGCCACCGCCGACCTGTGCGCGCGGAGACTGCCGAACCTGCTGACGCTGCCCGGGTTCCTGGTGATCGTCGGCATCGGGGTCGCGACCGGGTCCGCGTCCGCGGCCGTGATCGGCGGTCTCCTGCTGGCGGCCGCCTATCTCGCCCTGTATCTCGGGGCACCCGGTGCGGTCGGTGCGGGTGACGTGAAACTCGCGCTCGGGGTCGGCGCGGCCGCCGGCCTGGCCGGGGGAGAGGCCTGGGTGTTCGCGGCAGCGCTCGCGCCGGCTCTGACCGCAGTGGCGGGCTGCGTCGTCCTCGCCGTCCGGCGGTCGCCGCCGCCGCTCCCGCACGGACCCGCCATGTGTGCTGCGACGCTGGTGGCGCTGTTCGCCGGGCTCCTCACCTGA
- the aroC gene encoding chorismate synthase gives MLRWITAGESHGPALVAMLEGMVAGVEVTSEDISTQLARRRLGYGRGARMKFEADKVTIVGGVRHGRTLGGPIAVEVGNTEWPKWETIMSADPVDADLLADQARNAPLTRPRPGHADYSGMLKYGFDDARPVLERASARETAARVAAATFARGFLRQVFGVEVLSHVISIGASDPYAGPEPTASDLAAIDASPVRAFDKAAEESMIAEIEAAKRDGDTLGGIVEVVIHGLPVGLGSFISGADRLDARLASALMGIQAIKGVEVGDGFETARRRGSQAHDEMRPGPDGILRSTNRAGGLEGGMTNGEALRVRAAMKPISTVPRALATVDMSTGEEAVAIHQRSDVCAVPAAGVVAEAMVALVVAQAALEKFGGDSVAETAANYERYASGVAARLAR, from the coding sequence GTGCTGCGCTGGATAACTGCCGGAGAATCCCATGGTCCCGCCCTCGTCGCGATGCTCGAGGGGATGGTCGCGGGCGTCGAAGTGACGTCCGAGGACATTTCGACCCAACTCGCGCGACGCCGCCTCGGCTACGGCCGCGGTGCGCGGATGAAGTTCGAGGCCGACAAGGTCACCATCGTCGGTGGCGTCCGGCACGGCCGGACGCTCGGCGGCCCGATCGCCGTCGAGGTGGGCAACACCGAGTGGCCCAAGTGGGAAACCATCATGTCCGCGGACCCGGTGGACGCCGACCTGCTCGCCGACCAGGCGCGGAACGCGCCGCTCACCCGTCCGCGCCCCGGCCACGCCGACTACTCGGGCATGCTCAAGTACGGGTTCGACGACGCCCGCCCCGTTCTCGAACGCGCGAGTGCGCGCGAGACGGCGGCCCGGGTCGCGGCCGCGACGTTCGCCCGGGGATTCCTACGCCAGGTGTTCGGCGTGGAGGTGCTGTCACACGTGATCTCGATCGGCGCGTCCGATCCGTACGCCGGTCCCGAACCCACCGCGTCGGACCTCGCGGCGATCGACGCCAGCCCGGTGCGCGCGTTCGACAAGGCCGCCGAGGAATCGATGATCGCGGAGATCGAGGCCGCCAAGCGTGACGGCGACACCCTCGGCGGCATCGTCGAGGTCGTCATCCACGGTCTGCCCGTGGGCCTCGGATCGTTCATCAGCGGCGCGGACCGCCTCGACGCCCGGCTGGCGTCCGCCCTGATGGGAATCCAGGCCATCAAGGGCGTCGAGGTCGGCGACGGCTTCGAGACCGCCCGCCGCCGCGGCAGCCAGGCACACGACGAGATGCGGCCGGGCCCGGACGGAATTCTGCGTTCCACCAACCGCGCAGGCGGTCTCGAGGGCGGCATGACCAACGGTGAGGCGCTCCGCGTGCGCGCGGCGATGAAGCCGATCTCGACGGTCCCGCGCGCCCTGGCCACCGTCGACATGTCGACCGGTGAGGAGGCCGTGGCCATTCACCAGCGCTCCGACGTGTGCGCGGTGCCCGCCGCCGGTGTCGTGGCCGAGGCGATGGTGGCGTTGGTCGTCGCCCAGGCCGCGCTCGAGAAGTTCGGTGGCGACTCGGTCGCCGAGACGGCCGCCAACTACGAGCGTTACGCGTCGGGTGTCGCAGCCCGGCTCGCGCGATGA
- a CDS encoding shikimate kinase yields the protein MAPKAVLVGPPGAGKSTIGRRLAQALDLTLFDTDVAVEEEAGRTIAEIFVEEGEPAFRALEEEIVRKAIESHEGIVSLGGGSILSERTRELLKGHTVIYLEISVAEGLKRTGTNTARPLLSGGDPRQVYTELMRKRRPLYRQVASIRIRTDGRSPARVVQQLVAKLAE from the coding sequence ATGGCACCGAAAGCCGTGCTCGTCGGTCCGCCGGGAGCGGGTAAGTCCACGATCGGGCGCCGCCTCGCGCAGGCGCTGGACCTCACGTTGTTCGACACGGACGTGGCCGTCGAGGAAGAGGCCGGGCGCACGATCGCCGAGATCTTCGTCGAGGAGGGCGAACCCGCCTTCCGCGCTCTCGAGGAAGAGATCGTCCGGAAGGCCATCGAGAGCCACGAGGGAATCGTGTCGCTCGGCGGCGGGTCGATCCTCTCCGAACGCACCCGGGAATTGTTGAAGGGCCACACCGTGATCTACCTCGAGATCAGCGTGGCCGAGGGGCTCAAGCGCACGGGTACCAACACCGCGCGCCCCCTCCTCTCCGGTGGCGACCCCCGCCAGGTGTACACCGAGTTGATGCGCAAGCGCCGACCGCTGTACCGGCAGGTGGCGTCCATCCGGATACGCACGGACGGGCGGAGTCCCGCCCGGGTGGTGCAGCAGTTGGTGGCGAAACTCGCCGAGTGA
- the aroB gene encoding 3-dehydroquinate synthase: MTEPVRVQVQTANPYPVIIGRGLLGELVDELTGTRTVAIFHQPPLAETAEAVRAALAEKGIDAHRIEIPDAEDGKDLAVAGFCWEVLGRIGLTRSDAVVSLGGGAATDLAGFVAATWMRGVRVIHVPTTLLAMVDAAVGGKTGINTEAGKNLVGSFHEPSAVLIDLATLETVPRNEIVAGMAEVVKTGFIADPVILELIEKDPEAALDPTGTVLPELIRRSVEVKAKVVAADLRESDLREILNYGHTLGHAIERRERYRWRHGAAVAVGLVFAAELGRLAGRLDDATADRHRTILELVGLPTTYDADAFGQLVEGMQTDKKNRAGVLRFVVLDGLAKPGRLEGPDPSLLVAAYSAVAREGTPGTGGAVLL, translated from the coding sequence GTGACCGAACCGGTACGCGTACAGGTGCAGACGGCGAACCCCTACCCGGTCATCATCGGGCGCGGATTGCTCGGTGAGCTGGTGGACGAACTCACCGGCACGAGGACGGTGGCGATCTTCCACCAGCCGCCGCTCGCCGAGACGGCGGAGGCGGTGCGCGCGGCACTCGCGGAGAAGGGGATCGATGCGCACCGCATCGAGATTCCGGACGCGGAGGACGGCAAGGATCTGGCCGTCGCCGGGTTCTGCTGGGAGGTCCTCGGCCGGATCGGCCTGACCCGCAGCGACGCCGTGGTCAGTCTGGGCGGCGGCGCGGCCACCGACCTCGCCGGGTTCGTCGCTGCGACGTGGATGCGCGGTGTGCGTGTGATCCACGTGCCCACGACGCTGCTCGCCATGGTGGACGCGGCGGTCGGCGGCAAGACCGGCATCAACACCGAGGCCGGCAAGAACCTGGTGGGATCGTTCCACGAGCCGTCGGCGGTGCTGATCGACCTGGCGACGCTCGAGACGGTGCCCCGCAACGAGATCGTCGCGGGCATGGCGGAGGTCGTGAAGACCGGATTCATCGCCGACCCCGTGATCCTCGAGCTCATCGAGAAAGATCCCGAAGCCGCGCTGGACCCCACGGGAACCGTTCTGCCCGAACTGATCCGGCGGTCCGTGGAGGTCAAGGCCAAGGTCGTGGCCGCCGACCTGCGGGAGTCGGATCTGCGGGAGATCCTCAACTACGGGCACACGCTCGGGCACGCGATCGAGCGGCGGGAACGCTACCGCTGGCGTCACGGTGCGGCGGTCGCCGTCGGGCTCGTGTTCGCAGCCGAGCTGGGGCGGCTGGCGGGACGCCTGGACGATGCGACGGCGGACCGGCACCGCACCATCCTGGAACTGGTGGGGCTGCCCACCACCTACGACGCGGACGCGTTCGGTCAGCTGGTCGAGGGGATGCAGACGGACAAGAAGAACCGGGCCGGCGTGCTGCGGTTCGTCGTCCTGGACGGGCTCGCGAAGCCCGGACGGCTCGAGGGCCCGGACCCGTCGCTGCTCGTCGCGGCGTACTCCGCGGTGGCCCGCGAGGGGACGCCGGGCACCGGCGGCGCCGTCCTGCTGTGA
- a CDS encoding B-4DMT family transporter: MNAWVVRGLGMALIHVFVRVILGVSITQWPLQGSALRWLALLIVVFVALIWAGIDGIRDRRRNPDPEDGADLTMLWLKAALLGGVVAGVGSWLANLVPNLNVTQNSFFFEITSGAAFTVLLIFVPAMLAVFLGRFFVGRESRKTVKDRGERRPAAHGAGVAAGAAAGGTAAAAVADDDGYGQNYPGQAYEQTPDTAYAGSDADTAVFEPVHNYREDTSDLDQPQGGDTTWQDPVDLGKRTDDQRRGE, translated from the coding sequence ATGAATGCGTGGGTGGTACGCGGCCTCGGCATGGCCCTGATACATGTTTTCGTTCGTGTGATCCTCGGTGTGTCGATCACACAGTGGCCGCTTCAGGGTTCCGCTCTGAGATGGCTCGCACTGCTGATCGTGGTGTTCGTGGCACTGATCTGGGCCGGCATCGACGGCATCCGGGACCGCCGCCGGAACCCGGATCCGGAGGACGGCGCCGACCTGACGATGCTGTGGCTGAAGGCGGCCCTGCTCGGTGGAGTCGTCGCGGGTGTGGGGAGCTGGCTGGCCAACCTGGTACCGAACCTCAACGTCACCCAGAACTCGTTCTTCTTCGAGATCACGTCCGGGGCCGCGTTCACGGTCCTGCTGATCTTCGTGCCTGCCATGCTCGCCGTGTTCCTCGGCCGGTTCTTCGTCGGCCGGGAGTCCAGGAAGACGGTGAAGGACCGCGGCGAACGCCGGCCGGCGGCGCACGGCGCCGGAGTGGCTGCAGGAGCCGCAGCGGGGGGAACCGCAGCCGCAGCCGTGGCCGACGACGACGGTTACGGGCAGAACTACCCCGGCCAGGCGTACGAGCAGACCCCGGACACCGCGTATGCCGGCTCCGATGCCGACACGGCCGTGTTCGAACCGGTCCACAACTACCGCGAGGACACGTCCGACCTCGATCAGCCGCAGGGCGGGGACACCACCTGGCAGGACCCGGTCGACCTCGGGAAACGGACGGACGACCAGCGCCGCGGCGAGTAG
- a CDS encoding aminopeptidase P family protein: protein MPADHGSRRAALRAALAARDLDALLVTNLVNIRYLTGFTGSNAALLVHASDAEGAEERTVICTDGRYLTQVGEQVPDLRAEIARASAAHLIESVGRRSPSSLAFESHVVTVDEFAAWSVLAPDARLDPVPGLVEELRMVKDDFEVGLLRAACAAADSALAELIERGGLRPGRTEKEVGRELEALMLAHGADGISFETIVAAGAHSAIPHHRPTEAVLGSGDFVKLDFGAEIGGYHSDMTRTYVLEQAADWQRDVYALVARSQEAGRDALRPGAEVSAVDAAARRVIEDAGYGELFLHGLGHGVGLEIHEAPGIGKLGTGTLLDGAAVTVEPGVYFSGRGGVRIEDTLVVREQGPELLTLTTKDLTVV from the coding sequence ATGCCTGCTGATCATGGTTCGCGGCGCGCGGCGCTGCGCGCGGCCCTCGCCGCCCGGGATCTCGACGCACTGCTGGTGACGAATCTGGTGAACATCCGGTATCTCACCGGATTCACCGGCTCCAACGCCGCGCTGCTCGTGCACGCTTCGGACGCCGAGGGCGCCGAGGAGCGCACCGTCATCTGCACAGACGGCCGCTACCTGACGCAGGTGGGGGAACAGGTTCCTGATCTGCGCGCCGAGATCGCCCGGGCCAGTGCCGCCCACCTGATCGAGTCGGTGGGGCGGCGGAGTCCGTCGTCGCTGGCGTTCGAGAGTCACGTCGTCACGGTGGACGAGTTCGCGGCGTGGTCGGTGCTCGCGCCGGACGCGCGGCTCGACCCCGTTCCGGGTCTCGTCGAGGAACTGCGGATGGTGAAAGACGACTTCGAGGTCGGACTGCTGCGCGCGGCGTGTGCCGCGGCAGACTCCGCGCTCGCCGAGCTGATCGAGCGTGGTGGTCTCCGCCCCGGACGCACCGAGAAGGAGGTGGGCCGGGAACTCGAGGCGCTGATGCTCGCGCACGGAGCCGACGGCATCTCGTTCGAGACCATCGTCGCGGCGGGCGCCCACTCGGCGATCCCGCATCACCGCCCCACCGAGGCCGTGCTCGGCAGCGGCGACTTCGTGAAGCTGGACTTCGGGGCGGAGATCGGCGGTTACCACTCGGACATGACCAGAACGTACGTCCTCGAGCAGGCCGCCGACTGGCAACGCGACGTATATGCGCTGGTCGCGCGGTCGCAGGAGGCCGGGCGGGACGCGCTGCGCCCGGGAGCGGAGGTGTCCGCGGTGGACGCCGCCGCCCGCCGGGTCATCGAGGACGCCGGCTACGGCGAGCTGTTCCTGCACGGCCTCGGACACGGCGTCGGCCTGGAGATCCACGAAGCTCCGGGAATCGGCAAGCTGGGCACCGGTACACTGCTGGACGGTGCGGCGGTGACCGTCGAGCCGGGCGTGTACTTCTCCGGGCGCGGAGGCGTGCGGATCGAGGACACGCTCGTGGTTCGTGAGCAGGGACCGGAACTGCTCACACTCACCACCAAAGACCTGACTGTCGTGTAG
- the efp gene encoding elongation factor P, with translation MASTSDFKNGLVLQIEGQLWTITEFQHVKPGKGPAFVRTKLKNVLSGKVVDKTFNAGVKVDTATVDRRDMTYLYHDGTDYIFMDGDTYDQISISEATVGDGARFMLENMAVQVATHEDVPLFVELPVTVELVVQHTDPGLQGDRSTGGTKPATLETGAEINVPLFINTGDKLKVDSRDGNYLGRVNS, from the coding sequence GTGGCTTCCACCAGTGATTTCAAGAACGGCCTGGTCCTGCAGATCGAAGGCCAGCTGTGGACGATTACCGAGTTCCAGCACGTGAAGCCCGGCAAGGGTCCCGCGTTCGTGCGCACCAAGCTGAAGAACGTGCTCTCGGGCAAGGTCGTCGACAAGACGTTCAACGCCGGCGTCAAGGTGGACACGGCCACGGTCGACCGTCGTGACATGACGTACCTGTACCACGACGGCACCGACTACATCTTCATGGACGGCGACACCTACGACCAGATCTCGATCAGCGAGGCGACCGTCGGCGACGGCGCCCGCTTCATGCTCGAGAACATGGCCGTGCAGGTCGCGACGCACGAGGACGTTCCGCTGTTCGTGGAACTGCCCGTCACCGTCGAACTGGTGGTCCAGCACACCGACCCCGGTCTGCAGGGCGACCGCTCCACCGGCGGCACCAAGCCCGCCACCCTCGAGACCGGCGCCGAGATCAACGTTCCGCTGTTCATCAACACCGGCGACAAGCTGAAGGTCGACTCCCGCGACGGCAACTACCTCGGGCGTGTGAATTCCTGA
- the nusB gene encoding transcription antitermination factor NusB — protein sequence MSGTHKKLGARHKARKRAVDFLFEAEARDLDPVDLATERAELSGKDDSVAPVAPYTVTVVTGVAENLDRLDEVISSHLQDWTLERLPAVDRAILRIAVWELFHATDVPPVVAVDEAVELAKQLSTDESPGFVNGILGQVVLVAPQVRSAAAATSRRAETADGESNDARS from the coding sequence GTGTCCGGTACACATAAGAAGCTCGGCGCACGGCACAAGGCCCGCAAACGCGCCGTCGATTTCCTCTTCGAGGCCGAGGCGCGAGATCTCGATCCGGTCGATCTCGCGACCGAGCGCGCCGAACTGTCCGGCAAAGACGATTCGGTGGCGCCGGTCGCCCCGTACACCGTCACCGTGGTGACGGGTGTCGCGGAGAACCTGGACCGTCTCGACGAGGTGATCTCGTCCCACCTGCAGGACTGGACGCTCGAGCGGCTTCCCGCCGTCGACCGCGCGATCCTGCGCATCGCCGTGTGGGAGCTGTTCCACGCCACCGACGTGCCTCCGGTCGTGGCCGTGGACGAGGCGGTGGAGCTCGCCAAGCAGCTCTCCACCGACGAATCGCCGGGTTTCGTCAACGGCATCCTCGGCCAGGTCGTGCTGGTGGCCCCGCAGGTGCGGTCGGCTGCGGCCGCGACGTCGCGCCGCGCCGAGACCGCCGACGGCGAGTCGAACGACGCCCGCTCGTAA
- the pyrR gene encoding bifunctional pyr operon transcriptional regulator/uracil phosphoribosyltransferase PyrR, which produces MRVPEGSRPAGEPADSTPEESPSVEPARELLSAADVGRTIARIAHQIIEKTAIDAADGEAPRVVLIGIPTRGTTLAARLAGKVEEFSGVRPPVGSLDITLYRDDLRTKPHRPLERTSVPEGGVDNTLVVLVDDVLFSGRTVRSALDALRDLGRPRAVQLAVLVDRGHRELPLRADYVGKNVPTARTEDVKVLLSEHDGRDAVMISGGKS; this is translated from the coding sequence ATGCGTGTGCCCGAAGGGTCTCGCCCCGCCGGGGAACCGGCGGATTCAACACCAGAAGAGTCCCCGTCCGTCGAACCCGCACGGGAGCTGCTGTCCGCAGCCGATGTGGGACGGACCATTGCGCGAATCGCGCACCAGATCATCGAGAAGACCGCGATCGACGCCGCCGACGGCGAGGCGCCGCGTGTCGTTCTGATCGGCATCCCGACCCGGGGCACGACGCTCGCCGCGCGGCTCGCCGGGAAGGTCGAAGAATTCTCCGGGGTGCGCCCACCGGTCGGCTCCCTCGACATCACCCTGTACCGCGACGATCTGCGCACCAAGCCGCACCGCCCCCTCGAGCGCACCTCGGTTCCCGAGGGCGGCGTCGACAACACCCTGGTCGTCCTCGTCGACGACGTGCTGTTCTCCGGCCGCACCGTCCGCTCGGCGCTCGACGCCCTCCGCGACCTCGGGCGGCCCCGCGCCGTCCAGCTGGCCGTCCTCGTCGACCGCGGCCATCGCGAACTGCCGCTGCGCGCCGACTACGTGGGCAAGAACGTGCCCACCGCCCGCACCGAGGACGTCAAGGTGCTCCTGAGCGAACACGACGGCCGCGACGCGGTCATGATCTCCGGGGGGAAGAGCTAA
- a CDS encoding aspartate carbamoyltransferase catalytic subunit, protein MKHLLSIADLTRESAVELLDEAERFEQALLGREVRKLPTLRGRTVMTVFFENSTRTRVSFEVAGKWMSADVINVSASSSSVSKGESLRDTAMTLRAAGADALIVRHPASGAAHQIASWTGRQDDGGPAVINAGDGTHEHPTQALLDALTLRQRLGDIEGKRIAIVGDILHSRVARSNALLLSMLGAEVVLVAPPTLLPVGVSSWPVSVAHSLDAELPGLDAVLMLRVQAERMNGGFFPSQREYSINYGLSEKRLALLPEHAVVLHPGPMLRGMEIASAVADSTRTAVLQQVTNGVHMRMAVLFRLLVGAEDVAG, encoded by the coding sequence GTGAAGCACCTGTTGTCGATCGCGGACCTGACACGGGAATCGGCCGTCGAACTTCTCGACGAGGCCGAACGCTTCGAACAGGCCCTCCTCGGACGTGAGGTGCGGAAGCTCCCGACGCTGCGCGGCCGGACCGTGATGACCGTGTTCTTCGAGAACTCGACCCGCACCCGGGTGTCGTTCGAGGTCGCCGGGAAGTGGATGAGCGCGGACGTCATCAACGTCAGCGCGTCCAGTTCTTCGGTGTCGAAGGGCGAATCCCTCCGGGACACGGCGATGACGTTGCGCGCCGCCGGCGCCGACGCCCTGATCGTGCGGCACCCGGCGTCGGGTGCGGCCCATCAGATCGCGAGCTGGACCGGACGTCAGGACGACGGCGGACCCGCGGTGATCAATGCCGGCGACGGCACGCACGAACACCCCACCCAGGCGCTGCTCGACGCGCTCACGCTGCGTCAGCGCCTCGGCGACATCGAGGGCAAGCGCATCGCCATCGTCGGCGACATCCTGCACAGCAGGGTCGCGCGGTCGAACGCGCTGCTGCTGTCGATGCTCGGCGCCGAGGTCGTCCTCGTCGCGCCGCCCACGCTGCTCCCGGTCGGTGTGTCGTCGTGGCCGGTGTCGGTGGCGCATTCCCTCGACGCGGAGCTGCCCGGTCTCGACGCCGTCCTCATGCTGCGGGTGCAGGCGGAGCGGATGAACGGCGGGTTCTTCCCGTCCCAGCGGGAGTACTCGATCAATTACGGCCTGTCGGAGAAGCGGCTCGCGCTGCTCCCCGAGCACGCGGTGGTGCTGCACCCCGGCCCGATGCTGCGCGGCATGGAAATCGCCTCCGCGGTCGCCGATTCGACGAGAACCGCTGTGCTGCAGCAGGTGACCAACGGAGTGCACATGCGGATGGCGGTGCTGTTCCGGCTGCTGGTCGGGGCGGAGGACGTTGCGGGATGA
- a CDS encoding dihydroorotase — protein MSDSAVTGETVLIKNVLLYGEGEPTDVLLGDGVIAAIGADAGKEAAPDAEVIDAAGQILLPGFVDLHTHLREPGREDTETIDSGSAAAALGGYTAVFAMANTSPVADSVVVTDHVWRRGQEVGLVDVHPVGAVTVGLEGKQLAEMATMASGTGRVRMFSDDGHCVYDPLIMRRALEYSSSLGVLIAQHAEEPRLTVGAIAHEGPTAARLGLAGWPRAAEESIVARDALLARDAGARVHICHASTAGTVELMKWARGQGISITAEVTPHHLLLDDSRLETYDAVNKVNPPLREASDVAALRAGLAEGTIDCVATDHAPHAEQDKCCEFAAARPGMLGLETALSIVVQTMVRTGLLDWRGVARVMSERPAEIVGLDDQGRPIEVGEPANLVLIDPDAEWTVHGPDLASVAHNTPYESMTLPARVTTTILRGRITASDGQARVRVRNGRG, from the coding sequence ATGAGTGACAGTGCAGTGACAGGAGAGACAGTGCTCATCAAGAACGTGCTGCTGTACGGCGAGGGCGAGCCCACCGACGTGCTGCTCGGTGACGGCGTCATCGCCGCGATCGGTGCGGACGCGGGCAAGGAGGCTGCGCCCGACGCCGAGGTGATCGACGCGGCGGGGCAGATCCTGCTCCCCGGTTTCGTCGACCTGCACACCCACCTGCGGGAACCCGGCCGGGAGGACACCGAGACCATCGATTCCGGCTCGGCCGCCGCCGCGCTCGGCGGGTACACCGCGGTGTTCGCGATGGCCAACACCAGCCCGGTCGCCGATTCGGTGGTCGTCACCGATCACGTGTGGCGCCGCGGGCAGGAGGTCGGGCTCGTCGACGTACACCCCGTCGGCGCCGTCACCGTCGGGCTCGAGGGCAAGCAGCTCGCCGAGATGGCCACGATGGCGTCCGGGACCGGCCGGGTGCGGATGTTCTCCGACGACGGCCACTGCGTCTACGATCCGCTGATCATGCGCCGGGCCCTCGAATACTCGAGTTCGCTCGGGGTGCTCATCGCGCAGCACGCGGAGGAGCCGCGACTGACCGTCGGGGCGATCGCGCACGAAGGTCCCACCGCCGCCCGGCTCGGGCTGGCGGGCTGGCCGCGCGCCGCCGAGGAGTCGATCGTCGCCCGCGACGCACTGCTCGCCCGCGACGCCGGGGCGCGGGTGCACATCTGTCACGCCTCCACCGCGGGCACCGTGGAACTGATGAAGTGGGCACGCGGACAAGGTATTTCGATCACCGCCGAGGTCACCCCGCACCATCTGCTGCTCGACGACTCCCGGCTCGAGACGTACGACGCCGTCAACAAGGTGAACCCGCCGCTGCGCGAGGCGAGTGACGTCGCCGCGCTCCGCGCCGGACTGGCCGAGGGGACCATCGACTGCGTCGCGACCGATCACGCGCCGCACGCCGAGCAGGACAAGTGCTGCGAGTTCGCGGCCGCCCGCCCCGGGATGCTGGGGCTCGAGACCGCGCTGTCGATCGTCGTGCAGACGATGGTCCGGACGGGGCTGCTCGACTGGCGCGGCGTGGCCCGGGTGATGAGTGAGCGCCCGGCCGAGATCGTCGGACTCGACGACCAGGGTCGCCCGATCGAGGTCGGCGAGCCCGCCAACCTCGTGCTGATCGACCCGGACGCCGAATGGACCGTGCACGGCCCCGATCTGGCCAGCGTCGCCCACAACACGCCGTACGAGTCGATGACTCTCCCGGCGCGGGTGACGACGACGATCCTGCGCGGCCGGATCACCGCGAGCGACGGCCAGGCCCGCGTCCGGGTGCGGAACGGCAGGGGATGA